The following proteins are co-located in the Candidatus Competibacteraceae bacterium genome:
- the dnaK gene encoding molecular chaperone DnaK, with translation MSNIIGIDLGTTNSCVAVMEGGKPRVIENSEGDRTTPSVVAFLEDGEITVGQPAKRQAVTNPHNTLFAVKRLIGRRFNEPEVQKDINLVPYKIVKNDNGDAWVEARDKKMAPPEISARVLMKMKKTAEDYLGHPVTEAVITVPAYFNDSQRQATKDAGRIAGLEVKRIINEPTAAALAFGMDKSSAKDRKIAVYDLGGGTFDVSIIEIAEVDGEKQFEVLSTNGDTFLGGEDFDKRIIDYLIEQFQKESGINLANDPLALQRLKEAAEKAKIELSSSQQSEINLPYMTADASGPKHLNLKLTRAKLESLVEDLVDKTIGPCRTALKDAGLGVGQINDVLLVGGQSRMPKVQEKVREFFGKEPRKDVNPDEAVAVGAAIQGGVLGGSVKDVLLLDVTPLSLGIETLGGVMTKLIEKNTTIPTKAQQVFSTADDNQTAVTVHVMQGEREMASANKSLGKFDLQDIPPAPRGVPQIEVTFDIDANGILHVSAKDKATGKENRIIIKASSGLSEDEIKRMVGDAEAHAEEDKKFHELVNARNQAENLIHSAEKTLRDLGDKVEGGERAAIESAISDLRTTTKTDNMSAIEAKTRTLAELSGKMAERVYGQSGDGPHGGGPDEPHGGAGGGHKPTDDGVVDAEFEEVKK, from the coding sequence ATGAGCAATATTATCGGCATCGACCTGGGCACCACCAATTCCTGCGTGGCGGTTATGGAAGGCGGTAAGCCCCGGGTGATTGAAAACAGCGAGGGCGATCGGACCACGCCGTCCGTCGTCGCCTTTTTGGAAGACGGTGAAATCACCGTCGGCCAGCCGGCCAAGCGCCAGGCGGTCACCAACCCGCACAACACCCTGTTTGCGGTCAAGCGGCTGATCGGTCGCCGGTTCAACGAGCCGGAAGTGCAAAAGGACATCAACCTGGTGCCCTACAAGATCGTCAAGAACGACAACGGCGATGCCTGGGTCGAAGCGCGCGACAAGAAAATGGCGCCGCCGGAAATTTCGGCGCGGGTGCTGATGAAGATGAAGAAGACCGCCGAGGATTATCTCGGCCACCCGGTCACCGAGGCGGTGATCACGGTGCCGGCCTACTTCAACGACAGCCAGCGTCAGGCCACCAAGGACGCCGGCCGCATCGCCGGGCTGGAAGTCAAGCGCATCATCAACGAACCGACGGCGGCGGCGCTGGCCTTCGGCATGGACAAGTCCAGTGCCAAGGATCGCAAGATCGCGGTCTACGATCTGGGCGGCGGCACCTTCGATGTCTCGATCATCGAGATCGCCGAGGTGGACGGCGAGAAACAGTTCGAGGTGCTCTCGACCAATGGCGACACCTTCCTGGGTGGCGAGGACTTCGACAAGCGCATCATCGACTATCTGATCGAGCAGTTCCAAAAAGAGTCCGGCATCAACCTGGCCAACGATCCACTGGCGTTGCAGCGGCTGAAGGAAGCGGCCGAGAAGGCCAAGATCGAGCTGTCTTCCAGCCAGCAGAGCGAGATCAACCTGCCGTATATGACCGCCGACGCCAGTGGGCCGAAGCATCTGAATCTGAAGCTGACCCGCGCCAAGCTGGAGTCGCTGGTGGAGGATTTGGTCGATAAAACCATCGGTCCCTGTCGGACTGCGTTGAAGGATGCCGGGCTGGGCGTTGGCCAGATCAACGATGTGCTGCTGGTCGGCGGTCAGAGCCGGATGCCCAAGGTGCAGGAAAAGGTGCGCGAGTTTTTCGGCAAGGAGCCGCGCAAGGACGTGAACCCCGACGAGGCCGTTGCGGTCGGCGCGGCCATTCAGGGCGGCGTGCTGGGCGGTTCGGTCAAGGATGTGCTGTTGCTCGACGTGACCCCGCTGAGCCTGGGCATCGAGACCCTGGGCGGCGTGATGACCAAGCTGATCGAGAAGAACACCACCATCCCGACCAAGGCGCAGCAGGTATTCTCGACCGCCGACGACAACCAGACCGCGGTGACCGTGCATGTCATGCAGGGCGAGCGCGAGATGGCCTCGGCCAACAAGTCGCTGGGCAAGTTCGATTTGCAGGACATTCCCCCGGCTCCGCGTGGCGTGCCGCAGATCGAGGTGACCTTCGACATCGACGCCAACGGCATCCTGCACGTTTCCGCCAAGGACAAGGCGACCGGCAAGGAAAACCGGATTATCATCAAGGCGTCCTCCGGTCTGTCCGAGGATGAGATCAAGCGGATGGTCGGCGATGCCGAGGCGCACGCGGAAGAGGACAAGAAGTTCCACGAACTGGTCAACGCCCGCAATCAGGCCGAGAATCTGATCCACTCCGCCGAGAAAACGCTGCGCGATCTGGGCGACAAGGTCGAAGGTGGCGAACGAGCGGCGATCGAGTCGGCGATCAGCGACCTGCGCACCACCACCAAGACCGACAACATGAGTGCTATCGAGGCCAAGACCCGGACACTGGCCGAACTGTCCGGCAAGATGGCCGAGCGGGTCTACGGCCAGTCGGGCGACGGGCCGCATGGCGGCGGCCCGGACGAACCGCACGGCGGCGCGGGCGGCGGTCACAAGCCGACCGACGACGGTGTGGTGGACGCCGAGTTCGAGGAAGTGAAGAAGTAA
- the grpE gene encoding nucleotide exchange factor GrpE — MSSTEPKQSPSTRPDIAGTDAQPPVETALTVEEEGLELPVSHEEFEGLQRELDQALAKADEHWKLYLGAHAEMENLRKRAEREVQNAHKFALERFFGELLPVCDSLELGLAAASDAVDIAKLREGVELTLRQLTMAMEKFGAREVNPLGAKFDPGQQEAMAMLPTDQAEPNTVVQVVQKGYLLNERLIRPAKVIVAQAVPRPAG, encoded by the coding sequence ATGAGCTCAACCGAACCCAAGCAATCCCCCTCCACTCGCCCGGATATCGCCGGGACCGACGCCCAGCCGCCCGTGGAAACCGCGCTGACCGTCGAGGAGGAAGGGCTCGAACTGCCGGTCAGTCACGAGGAATTCGAAGGATTGCAGCGCGAGTTGGACCAGGCGCTGGCCAAAGCCGACGAGCATTGGAAGTTGTATCTGGGCGCTCACGCCGAAATGGAAAATCTGCGCAAGCGCGCCGAGCGCGAGGTGCAGAACGCCCATAAGTTCGCCCTGGAGCGGTTTTTCGGCGAGTTGCTGCCGGTATGCGACAGCCTGGAACTGGGGCTGGCGGCGGCCAGCGACGCCGTGGATATCGCCAAACTGCGGGAGGGGGTCGAACTGACCCTTCGGCAACTGACGATGGCGATGGAGAAGTTCGGCGCCCGCGAGGTGAATCCGCTTGGCGCCAAGTTCGATCCGGGCCAGCAGGAAGCCATGGCCATGCTGCCGACCGATCAAGCCGAGCCCAACACCGTGGTGCAGGTCGTGCAAAAAGGGTATCTGCTCAACGAGCGGCTGATTCGCCCCGCCAAGGTGATCGTTGCCCAGGCCGTGCCTCGACCGGCGGGTTAA
- the hrcA gene encoding heat-inducible transcriptional repressor HrcA, whose translation MQISDPTPAGYPALNERTQHLLKFLVERYIRDGHPVGSRTLSRDAGLDLSSATVRNVMADLEELGYLRAPHTSAGRVPTARGYRFFIDTLLRVKPLDPREIEALRRRIDQPAQSGTELARSVSDLLSGLTRLAGIVMLPRRQTMTLRQVEFLPLSECRVLAILVLNGQEVQNRIIQTRRAYDAAELQRAANYLNAQFGGRDIQQVRKTLLDELRETRDSLDRLMQTVMEMAEQTFETAPEGGDYVVAGQTHLMQYADLSDLDKLRQLFEAFNQKSDLLHLFDQCLHTGGVQIFVGEESGCGVLEGCSVVTAPYGSGDQVLGVLGIIGPTRMAYDRVIPVVDVTARLLAEVLDGQRD comes from the coding sequence ATGCAGATTTCGGACCCCACGCCGGCGGGTTATCCCGCCCTGAACGAGCGCACCCAGCACCTGCTGAAGTTTCTGGTCGAGCGCTACATCCGCGACGGCCATCCGGTCGGTTCGCGCACGCTGTCGCGCGACGCCGGTTTGGATCTGAGTTCCGCCACCGTGCGCAACGTCATGGCCGACCTGGAAGAGCTGGGCTACCTGCGCGCGCCGCATACCTCGGCCGGCCGGGTGCCGACCGCTCGCGGCTACCGCTTCTTTATCGATACTCTGTTGCGGGTCAAGCCGCTGGACCCTCGGGAAATCGAGGCGCTGCGTCGGCGGATCGATCAGCCGGCGCAAAGCGGCACCGAACTGGCGCGCTCGGTATCGGACCTGCTGTCCGGTCTCACCCGACTGGCCGGTATCGTCATGCTGCCGCGCCGTCAGACCATGACCCTGCGTCAAGTGGAATTCCTGCCGCTGTCCGAGTGCCGGGTGCTGGCGATTCTGGTGCTGAACGGCCAGGAAGTGCAGAACCGCATCATCCAGACCCGACGGGCCTACGATGCCGCGGAATTGCAGCGGGCCGCCAATTATCTTAACGCGCAGTTTGGCGGCCGGGATATCCAGCAGGTGCGGAAAACCCTGCTCGACGAACTGCGCGAGACCCGCGACAGCCTCGATCGGCTGATGCAGACCGTGATGGAGATGGCGGAGCAGACCTTCGAGACCGCGCCCGAAGGCGGCGACTATGTAGTGGCCGGCCAAACCCACCTGATGCAGTACGCCGATCTATCGGATCTCGACAAGCTGCGACAGTTGTTCGAAGCCTTCAATCAGAAAAGCGACCTGCTGCATCTGTTCGATCAATGCCTGCATACCGGCGGAGTGCAGATTTTCGTCGGCGAGGAATCCGGCTGTGGCGTGCTGGAAGGATGCAGCGTGGTGACGGCGCCCTACGGCTCGGGCGACCAGGTGTTGGGCGTGCTGGGCATCATCGGTCCGACTCGCATGGCCTACGACCGAGTCATTCCGGTGGTGGACGTCACCGCTCGTTTGCTGGCCGAGGTGCTGGACGGGCAACGAGACTGA
- a CDS encoding NAD(+) kinase produces the protein MPIPVFHTIGLIGKFGDPNVAGALNQIAAHLLQRQLRVLLDESSAQLIPDSGLEVASRAAIGEQCDLVVVMGGDGTMLNAARSLVDYDMPILGVNLGRLGFLADVSPSEIPHRLDGVLNGQFREARRLLLYTQVMRDGCVIGEADALNDVVVHKRDVARMIDVETFLDGRFLNTYRADGLIISTPTGSTAYALAGGGPILYPGLEAVVLVPICPHTLTHRPIVVGADSVIEVVLNAANTINTQVTCDGQVSLPLERGDQIVIRKKERKVRLIHPLSHDYFKLLRAKLRWGLSPEASPFI, from the coding sequence ATGCCCATCCCTGTTTTCCACACCATTGGTCTCATCGGCAAGTTCGGCGACCCCAACGTCGCGGGTGCACTGAATCAGATTGCCGCCCACCTGCTTCAGCGCCAACTGCGGGTACTGCTCGACGAAAGCTCGGCCCAATTGATCCCGGATAGCGGCCTGGAAGTCGCCAGCCGCGCCGCTATCGGCGAACAATGCGATCTGGTGGTGGTCATGGGCGGCGACGGCACCATGCTCAATGCCGCCCGTTCGCTGGTGGACTACGACATGCCGATCCTGGGGGTCAACCTGGGGCGGCTGGGGTTTCTGGCCGATGTTTCGCCCAGCGAAATCCCGCACCGGCTGGACGGCGTGCTGAACGGCCAGTTTCGCGAAGCTCGCCGCCTGTTGTTGTACACCCAGGTCATGCGCGATGGCTGCGTGATCGGCGAGGCGGACGCCTTGAACGATGTGGTGGTGCATAAGCGCGATGTGGCGCGGATGATCGATGTAGAGACCTTTCTGGACGGACGATTTCTGAATACCTATCGCGCCGATGGCCTGATCATCTCCACTCCGACCGGCTCCACCGCCTACGCGCTGGCCGGCGGCGGGCCAATTCTCTATCCTGGGTTGGAAGCGGTGGTACTGGTGCCGATCTGCCCGCATACCCTCACCCACCGGCCGATCGTGGTCGGCGCCGACAGTGTCATCGAAGTGGTGCTCAACGCGGCCAACACCATCAACACGCAGGTAACCTGCGATGGCCAGGTCAGCCTGCCGCTGGAGCGGGGCGATCAGATCGTGATCCGCAAGAAGGAACGCAAGGTGCGGCTGATCCATCCCCTCAGCCACGACTATTTCAAGCTGCTGCGCGCCAAACTGCGCTGGGGCCTGAGTCCGGAAGCCTCGCCTTTCATCTGA
- the recN gene encoding DNA repair protein RecN — MLIQLCVRDFAIVEQLELELAAGMTAVTGETGAGKSILVDAIGLLLGDRADSGVIRHGAGRADLSAVFDLSQLPAASAWLNERDLAGEGDCHLRRVIAGTGRSRNYINGVPQPAQALRELGELLVDIHGQHEHQSLLRREAQRQLLDDYAGNQSFVAELAERYRSWSQLRQDLRALRQASGERDARLDILRYHLRELAALDLAEGEMAELEREQRRLANASQLLETGQRVLGWLIEGDGDVIADRLGQCLRELDALNRLDPRLAPVSELLNAALIQIQEAGGELRGYVGELDLDPDPLARIEQRLAAALQLARKHRTAPEELPALRTRFETELDRLEHSETRLDELQQAVQAARAAYQEQAERLSERRTAAARELGERVSGALAELGMPGGRFHIALERRDQPAPGGLETVEFQVSANPGQPLRPLTKVASGGELSRISLAIQVITARAARIPTLIFDEVDSGIGGGVAEVVGRQLRALGGNRQVLCVTHLPQVAAQAHQHFKVDKQTDGASTHTQVLPLDAGARVAEIARMLGGLELTASTLAHAREMVENGTSSR, encoded by the coding sequence ATGCTGATCCAGTTGTGCGTCCGCGACTTCGCCATCGTCGAGCAGTTGGAGCTGGAGCTGGCGGCGGGGATGACCGCGGTCACCGGCGAGACCGGCGCCGGCAAATCCATCCTGGTGGACGCCATCGGCCTGCTGCTGGGCGACCGGGCCGACAGTGGCGTCATCCGCCACGGCGCCGGACGGGCCGACCTTAGCGCGGTGTTCGATCTGAGCCAACTGCCGGCGGCGAGCGCCTGGCTGAACGAGCGCGATCTGGCCGGCGAGGGCGACTGCCACCTGCGACGGGTAATCGCCGGCACCGGTCGTTCGCGCAACTACATCAACGGCGTACCGCAACCGGCGCAGGCGCTGCGGGAACTGGGCGAGCTGCTGGTGGACATCCACGGCCAGCACGAACATCAGTCGCTGCTGCGGCGCGAGGCCCAGCGGCAATTGCTGGACGACTACGCCGGCAATCAAAGCTTCGTGGCGGAACTGGCGGAACGCTACCGGAGTTGGAGTCAGCTGCGGCAGGACTTGCGGGCGCTGCGGCAAGCCAGCGGCGAACGCGACGCCCGGTTGGACATCCTGCGCTATCACCTGCGGGAACTGGCGGCGCTGGATCTGGCGGAGGGCGAGATGGCGGAACTGGAGCGCGAACAGCGCCGCTTGGCCAACGCCAGCCAGTTGCTGGAGACCGGCCAGCGCGTGCTGGGCTGGTTAATCGAGGGCGACGGCGACGTCATCGCCGACCGGCTCGGCCAGTGCCTGCGCGAATTGGACGCCCTGAACCGGCTGGACCCCCGGCTTGCCCCGGTGAGTGAGCTGCTCAATGCCGCGCTGATCCAGATCCAGGAAGCGGGCGGCGAACTGCGCGGCTATGTGGGCGAGCTCGATCTCGACCCCGACCCTCTGGCCCGGATCGAACAGCGACTGGCCGCCGCCCTGCAACTGGCGCGCAAGCATCGAACCGCGCCCGAGGAACTGCCGGCGCTGCGGACGCGGTTCGAGACTGAACTGGACCGCCTCGAACACAGCGAAACCCGGCTGGATGAGCTCCAGCAGGCCGTGCAAGCGGCGCGGGCCGCCTACCAGGAACAAGCCGAGCGATTGAGCGAGCGGCGCACGGCGGCGGCGCGGGAACTGGGCGAACGGGTCTCCGGGGCGCTGGCCGAGCTGGGCATGCCGGGAGGGCGTTTTCACATCGCCCTGGAGCGGCGGGATCAGCCCGCGCCCGGCGGGCTGGAAACGGTGGAATTCCAGGTCAGCGCCAATCCCGGCCAACCGTTGCGACCGCTGACCAAGGTTGCTTCAGGCGGCGAGCTGTCGCGCATCAGCCTGGCGATTCAGGTCATCACCGCCCGCGCCGCCCGCATCCCGACCCTAATCTTCGACGAGGTCGACAGCGGCATCGGCGGCGGAGTGGCGGAAGTGGTCGGCCGGCAATTGCGGGCCTTGGGTGGCAACCGGCAGGTGCTGTGCGTGACCCACCTGCCGCAGGTAGCGGCGCAGGCGCATCAACATTTCAAGGTGGACAAGCAGACCGACGGCGCCAGCACCCACACTCAGGTGCTGCCGTTGGACGCGGGCGCGCGGGTCGCGGAAATCGCCCGGATGCTGGGCGGACTGGAGCTGACCGCCAGCACGCTGGCGCACGCGCGGGAGATGGTGGAGAACGGTACCTCATCGCGCTGA
- the fur gene encoding ferric iron uptake transcriptional regulator translates to MGSKELKQAGLKVTLPRMKILDMLQQQENAHLSAETIYRALIDSGEEIGLATVYRVLTQFESAGLVKRHHFEGGQSVFEVNQGEHHDHIVCLECGRIEEFCDEEIERRQHAIARRLGFELAEHCLILYGHCARADCQHAPAQDGEDSKPPAERGEN, encoded by the coding sequence ATGGGATCAAAAGAACTCAAGCAAGCTGGTTTGAAGGTCACGCTGCCGCGCATGAAGATTCTCGACATGTTGCAGCAGCAGGAAAATGCCCATCTGAGCGCCGAGACGATCTATCGCGCGCTGATCGATTCCGGCGAGGAAATCGGCTTGGCGACGGTGTATCGGGTGCTGACGCAGTTCGAATCGGCCGGTTTGGTCAAGCGTCATCATTTCGAGGGTGGCCAGTCGGTTTTCGAGGTCAACCAGGGCGAGCACCATGATCACATCGTGTGCCTGGAATGCGGGCGGATCGAGGAGTTTTGCGACGAGGAAATCGAACGGCGGCAGCATGCCATCGCCCGGCGGCTCGGGTTCGAACTGGCCGAGCATTGCCTGATTCTCTATGGCCACTGCGCCCGCGCCGATTGCCAGCACGCCCCCGCTCAGGATGGCGAAGACAGCAAGCCGCCGGCGGAGCGGGGAGAGAATTAG
- a CDS encoding outer membrane protein assembly factor BamE has translation MLHKSLRATGILLLVLTAGCGSYLPSFYNVPVRQGNYLDPEMVGRLHPGMTKTQVRRILGTPLITDPFHQNRWDYYYYYKQGNQIDDQRHITLYFSGDTLDRIDGTVD, from the coding sequence ATGCTTCACAAGTCCTTGCGCGCCACCGGCATCCTGCTGCTCGTCCTGACCGCCGGTTGCGGATCTTATCTACCGAGTTTCTATAACGTTCCGGTCCGTCAAGGCAATTACCTCGACCCGGAGATGGTCGGCCGCCTGCACCCCGGCATGACCAAGACGCAGGTGCGGCGAATCCTGGGCACGCCGCTGATTACCGACCCGTTCCACCAGAACCGCTGGGATTACTATTACTACTACAAGCAAGGCAACCAGATCGACGATCAGCGTCACATCACGCTGTACTTCAGCGGCGACACGCTCGACCGTATCGACGGCACGGTGGACTAA
- a CDS encoding RnfH family protein codes for MADAEPRLIRVEVAYARPDEQAIISVEVPEGATLEQAIVQSRIQERFPEIQLNTAKVGVFGKLGKLSTTMRAGDRVEIYRPLLADPKEVRKRRAAEGKRMRRGGGDLEPDGG; via the coding sequence ATGGCAGACGCTGAGCCGAGGCTGATCCGGGTCGAGGTCGCCTACGCCCGTCCCGACGAACAGGCGATCATCTCGGTCGAAGTACCGGAAGGCGCTACACTGGAACAAGCCATCGTGCAATCGCGCATTCAGGAACGATTCCCGGAAATCCAGCTCAATACCGCCAAGGTCGGCGTATTCGGCAAGCTCGGCAAGCTCTCGACCACCATGCGCGCCGGCGACCGGGTAGAGATCTACCGGCCGTTGCTGGCCGATCCCAAGGAGGTCCGCAAGAGGCGCGCCGCCGAGGGCAAGCGCATGCGCCGGGGTGGCGGCGATCTGGAGCCGGATGGTGGTTAG
- a CDS encoding type II toxin-antitoxin system RatA family toxin has protein sequence MATVKKSALVLYSAADMYALVNDIESYPQFLPWCRSTRVASRTEDEVRATIEMVKGGVHKSFTTINRAQKHKMIDIRLLEGPFKRLQGYWRFEPLRADACKISLDMEFEFSSHLLRIAVEPVFKQIANSLVDAFCRRAVDLYGRR, from the coding sequence GTGGCGACTGTCAAAAAAAGCGCCCTGGTCCTCTACTCGGCGGCCGACATGTATGCCTTGGTCAACGATATTGAGTCCTACCCCCAATTTTTGCCCTGGTGCCGCTCCACCCGCGTTGCCAGCCGTACCGAGGATGAAGTGCGGGCCACCATCGAGATGGTCAAGGGCGGCGTGCATAAATCCTTCACCACCATCAACCGCGCGCAGAAGCACAAGATGATCGATATCCGCCTGTTGGAAGGTCCCTTCAAGCGGCTGCAAGGCTACTGGCGTTTCGAACCGCTGCGGGCTGACGCCTGCAAGATTTCCCTGGATATGGAATTCGAATTCTCCAGTCATCTGTTGCGGATAGCGGTCGAGCCGGTGTTCAAGCAGATCGCCAACTCCCTGGTCGACGCATTCTGTCGGCGCGCGGTGGATCTGTATGGCAGACGCTGA
- the smpB gene encoding SsrA-binding protein SmpB, which yields MSKKPTPGNKQIAGNKKAYHEYFVEEHLEAGLSLQGWEVKSLRAGRAHLKESYVLLREGEAFLFGCHISPLTSASTHVQADPTRTRKLLLHKEEIGRLIGSVERKGYALIPLAMYWKHNRAKLDIGLARGKKEYDKRATEKDRDWERDKQRLMRDR from the coding sequence ATGAGCAAAAAACCCACTCCAGGCAACAAACAAATCGCCGGCAACAAGAAGGCGTATCACGAGTATTTCGTCGAGGAACATCTCGAGGCCGGGCTATCCCTGCAAGGCTGGGAAGTGAAAAGCCTGCGCGCCGGCCGCGCTCACCTCAAGGAAAGCTACGTCCTGCTGCGCGAGGGCGAGGCCTTCCTGTTCGGTTGCCACATCTCCCCACTAACCTCCGCCTCCACTCACGTCCAGGCCGATCCGACCCGCACCCGCAAGCTGCTGCTGCACAAGGAGGAAATCGGTCGACTGATCGGCTCGGTCGAGCGCAAGGGCTACGCGCTGATTCCGCTGGCGATGTACTGGAAACACAACCGCGCCAAGCTGGACATCGGTCTGGCACGCGGCAAGAAGGAATACGACAAGCGGGCGACGGAGAAAGATCGCGACTGGGAACGCGATAAACAGCGGCTGATGCGCGATCGCTAG
- a CDS encoding IS1182 family transposase — MSKFHLIDRDIDFLLPPSVQEWLPEGHLARYVVEVVEGLDLSDLERAYAGRGSAAYHPALLLSLLIYGYATGCYSSRKIERATDDSLAFRYIACHRHPDHDTLAHFRRRFAREFEAVFVQVLQVARENQISRFGAVSLDGTKIHANASRHGALSHEHAGIIEAQLKAEVQELLALAEQADGANTPDGMRVPDELKRREDRLAAIAEAKTKIEARAAERFAREQADYQAKLAAREAKAAASGKKPRGKAPKPPELGPRPKDQINLTDEESRIMPVAGGGFEQCYNGQALVDTETLLVMVPQVTQAANDKQQVVPMVEKLQALPEGLNRPAQMLADAGYFSEANVDACEAAGIEPLMAIQRDEHHPHFSERFSEPPKRPAEATPVQRMTHRLKTGAGKAAYALRKSTVEPVFGIIKSVMGFRQFLSRGLANVQGEWTLVCLAWNLKRMAVLRPR; from the coding sequence ATGAGCAAGTTCCACCTGATCGACCGAGACATCGACTTTCTGCTGCCGCCGTCGGTGCAGGAGTGGCTACCTGAGGGACACCTGGCGCGTTACGTGGTGGAAGTGGTGGAAGGGCTGGACCTGAGCGATCTAGAACGGGCTTATGCCGGGCGCGGCAGCGCGGCCTACCACCCGGCGTTGTTGCTGTCGCTGTTGATCTACGGGTACGCCACCGGCTGCTACTCCAGCCGCAAGATCGAACGGGCGACCGACGACTCGCTGGCATTTCGTTACATCGCCTGTCATCGACATCCAGACCACGACACCCTGGCCCATTTCCGCCGACGCTTCGCGCGTGAGTTCGAGGCGGTGTTTGTGCAGGTGCTCCAAGTCGCCCGCGAGAACCAGATCAGCCGTTTTGGCGCCGTCAGCCTGGACGGGACCAAGATCCACGCCAATGCCAGCCGCCATGGCGCCCTGTCCCATGAGCACGCCGGGATCATCGAGGCGCAGCTGAAGGCGGAGGTCCAGGAACTGCTGGCCTTGGCCGAGCAGGCCGATGGCGCCAACACCCCCGACGGGATGCGCGTGCCGGACGAGCTCAAGCGCCGCGAGGATCGCTTGGCGGCCATCGCCGAGGCAAAAACCAAGATCGAGGCACGGGCGGCCGAGCGTTTCGCCCGCGAGCAGGCCGACTACCAGGCCAAACTGGCGGCGCGCGAGGCGAAGGCTGCCGCCAGTGGCAAGAAGCCGCGCGGCAAGGCACCCAAGCCGCCAGAGCTTGGCCCGCGCCCCAAAGACCAGATCAACCTCACCGACGAAGAATCGCGCATCATGCCCGTGGCCGGCGGCGGCTTCGAGCAGTGTTACAACGGCCAAGCCCTGGTCGATACCGAAACCCTGTTGGTCATGGTTCCTCAGGTGACGCAGGCCGCCAACGACAAGCAGCAGGTCGTGCCCATGGTCGAGAAGCTTCAGGCGCTACCCGAGGGCCTGAATCGACCCGCGCAAATGCTCGCCGACGCTGGGTACTTCAGCGAGGCCAACGTGGACGCCTGCGAGGCGGCCGGCATCGAGCCGCTGATGGCGATCCAGCGCGATGAACACCATCCCCACTTCTCGGAGCGCTTCAGCGAGCCGCCCAAACGGCCCGCCGAGGCGACCCCGGTCCAACGCATGACCCATCGGCTCAAGACCGGCGCCGGCAAGGCCGCCTACGCGCTGCGCAAGTCCACCGTCGAACCGGTCTTTGGAATCATCAAATCCGTGATGGGCTTCCGCCAGTTTCTCAGCCGCGGATTGGCCAACGTCCAAGGCGAATGGACCCTGGTGTGTCTGGCGTGGAATCTAAAACGGATGGCCGTATTGCGTCCGCGGTAA